In Corylus avellana chromosome ca2, CavTom2PMs-1.0, the following proteins share a genomic window:
- the LOC132170627 gene encoding probable pre-mRNA-splicing factor ATP-dependent RNA helicase DEAH9 isoform X2 — protein MHSTKTIGCPVAARVAEEMGVKLGEEVGYTIRFEDLMNPGTTMIKFLTDGVLLREMMDDPLLTKYSVIMVDEAHERSISTDILLGLLKKIQRRRSDLRLIISSATIEAKSMSTFFQIRRRSLEAAESGPRMEPAILSVEGRGFNVQIHFVEEPVQDYIRSTVSTVLSIHDQEPMGDILVFLTGQDDIDASIQLLNEEAQSNGKNSSGLIVLPLYSGLPRAEQELIFSPTPRGKRKVVISTNIAETSLTLEGIVYVVDSGFSKQRFYNPISDIENLVVAPISKASARQRAGRAGRVRPGKCYRLYTEEYFVNEMSAEGIPEMQRSNLVSCVIQLKALGIDNILGFDWPASPSPEAMIRALEILYSLGVLDDDAKLTSPAGFQVAEIPLEPMVSKMIISSSELGCSEEIITIAATLSVQSIWVPGRGVKKDMDEAKLRFAASEGDHVTFLNVYKGFLQSGKSSQWCHKNYLNYQAMKKVIEIREQLRRITQRLGIVLKSCERDMQVVRKAVTAGFFANACRLEAFTHNGMYKTVRGSQEVYIHPSSVLFRVNPKWIIYHSLVSTDRQYMRNVISIDPSWLMEAAPHFYQHHRHNATAH, from the exons ATGCACTCAACCAAGACGATTGGCTGTCCAG TTGCTGCAAGGGTGGCCGAAGAAATGGGGGTCAAGCTTGGTGAGGAAGTTGGCTACACGATTCGATTTGAAGATCTTATGAATCCA GGTACAACTATGATAAAGTTTCTAACAGATGGGGTGTTACTGAGGGAAATGATGGATGATCCTCTTTTGACCAAGTATAG TGTCATAATGGTAGATGAGGCTCATGAAAGGTCTATTTCAACTGACATATTACTTGGTCTACTGAAAAAG ATTCAACGGCGTCGATCTGACCTGCGTCTGATTATCTCCTCCGCTACAATCGAAGCAAAATCAATGTCTACTTTCTTCCAAATAAG GCGTCGATCATTGGAAGCTGCGGAGAGTGGACCAAGGATGGAGCCTGCAATACTTTCAGTTGAG GGTAGAGGCTTTAATGTACAAATTCATTTTGTCGAGGAGCCTGTCCAGGACTATATTCGGTCTACTGTTTCAACAGTATTGTCAATCCATGATCAG GAACCCATGGGTGATATTCTGGTATTTCTTACTGGTCAAGATGATATTGATGCCTCTATTCAGTTACTAAATGAAGAAGCTCAAAGCAATGGAAAGAACTCTTCAG gattgattgttttgccTCTGTACTCCGGGCTTCCGCGGGCGGAACAG GAGCTGATTTTTTCTCCAACTCCTAGAGGGAAGAGGAAAGTAGTGATATCAACAAATATAGCAGAGACATCGTTGACTTTGGAG GGCATTGTCTATGTTGTTGATAGTGGATTCTCAAAACAGCGATTCTACAATCCG ATTTCAGATATTGAGAATCTGGTGGTGGCACCTATATCCAAGGCATCTGCTAGACAAAGGGCTGGTAGGGCTGGAAGAGTTCGACCTGGGAAGTGTTACAG GCTATATACTGAAGAGTATTTTGTCAATGAAATGTCTGCGGAGGGTATTCCGGAGATGCAAAGATCAAACCTTGTCTCCTGTGTGATTCAG TTAAAAGCATTGGGCATAGATAATATCCTGGGCTTTGATTGGCCGGCATCTCCATCTCCTGAAGCAATGATTCGAGCACTTGAAATACTTTATTCACTTGGAGTCTTGGATGATGATGCCAAACTTACTTCACCAGCTGGATTTCAAGTAGCAGAGATTCCATTA GAACCAATGGTCTCGAAAATGATCATTTCTTCGAGCGAACTTGGGTGTTCAGAGGAGATTATTACTATTGCTGCTACTCTCTCAGTCCAA TCCATTTGGGTGCCTGGGAGGGGAGTGAAAAAGGATATGGATGAAGCCAAGTTGAGATTTGCTGCTTCTGAG GGTGACCATGTGACATTCCTAAATGTTTACAAAGGGTTTCTTCAATCTGGCAAATCTTCTCAATGGTGTCATAAGAACTATTTGAACTACCAAGCCATG AAAAAGGTTATTGAAATTAGAGAACAACTCAGAAGAATAACACAGAGATTAGGCATAGTCCTGAAATCTTGTGAAAGAGATATGCAG GTGGTAAGAAAGGCAGTTACTGCTGGCTTTTTTGCTAATGCGTGTCGTTTAGAA GCATTCACTCACAATGGGATGTACAAGACTGTCAGAGGGTCTCAAGAAGTGTATATTCACCCATCATCTGTGTTATTCAG AGTTAACCCAAAATGGATTATATACCATTCCCTTGTCTCAACTGATCGGCAGTACATGCGCAATGTGATCTCCATAGATCCCTCTTGGCTAATGGAGGCTGCTCCACATTTTTACCAGCACCATCGTCATAATGCTACTGCCCACTGA
- the LOC132170627 gene encoding probable pre-mRNA-splicing factor ATP-dependent RNA helicase DEAH9 isoform X1: MSQFWKPGTEKPRLVDDEEGGVLFLSASASSSSSSRFGYASVEKQRQRLPVYKYRTAILYLVETHATTIIVGETGSGKTTQIPQYLKEAGWADGGRLIACTQPRRLAVQAVAARVAEEMGVKLGEEVGYTIRFEDLMNPGTTMIKFLTDGVLLREMMDDPLLTKYSVIMVDEAHERSISTDILLGLLKKIQRRRSDLRLIISSATIEAKSMSTFFQIRRRSLEAAESGPRMEPAILSVEGRGFNVQIHFVEEPVQDYIRSTVSTVLSIHDQEPMGDILVFLTGQDDIDASIQLLNEEAQSNGKNSSGLIVLPLYSGLPRAEQELIFSPTPRGKRKVVISTNIAETSLTLEGIVYVVDSGFSKQRFYNPISDIENLVVAPISKASARQRAGRAGRVRPGKCYRLYTEEYFVNEMSAEGIPEMQRSNLVSCVIQLKALGIDNILGFDWPASPSPEAMIRALEILYSLGVLDDDAKLTSPAGFQVAEIPLEPMVSKMIISSSELGCSEEIITIAATLSVQSIWVPGRGVKKDMDEAKLRFAASEGDHVTFLNVYKGFLQSGKSSQWCHKNYLNYQAMKKVIEIREQLRRITQRLGIVLKSCERDMQVVRKAVTAGFFANACRLEAFTHNGMYKTVRGSQEVYIHPSSVLFRVNPKWIIYHSLVSTDRQYMRNVISIDPSWLMEAAPHFYQHHRHNATAH, from the exons ATGTCGCAGTTCTGGAAGCCAGGCACCGAGAAGCCTCGTCTAGTCGACGACGAAGAAGGCGGAGTCCTCTTCCTCTCGGCTTctgcttcttcctcttcctcttccag ATTCGGGTATGCGAGTGTGGAGAAGCAGAGACAGAGGCTTCCTGTGTACAAGTACCGCACAGCCATTCTCTACTTGGTTGAGACTCACGCCACTACCATTATTGTTGGCGAGACCGGTAGCGGCAAGACCACCCAGATTCCTCAG TACCTCAAAGAAGCAGGTTGGGCTGATGGTGGGCGGCTAATAGCATGCACTCAACCAAGACGATTGGCTGTCCAG GCAGTTGCTGCAAGGGTGGCCGAAGAAATGGGGGTCAAGCTTGGTGAGGAAGTTGGCTACACGATTCGATTTGAAGATCTTATGAATCCA GGTACAACTATGATAAAGTTTCTAACAGATGGGGTGTTACTGAGGGAAATGATGGATGATCCTCTTTTGACCAAGTATAG TGTCATAATGGTAGATGAGGCTCATGAAAGGTCTATTTCAACTGACATATTACTTGGTCTACTGAAAAAG ATTCAACGGCGTCGATCTGACCTGCGTCTGATTATCTCCTCCGCTACAATCGAAGCAAAATCAATGTCTACTTTCTTCCAAATAAG GCGTCGATCATTGGAAGCTGCGGAGAGTGGACCAAGGATGGAGCCTGCAATACTTTCAGTTGAG GGTAGAGGCTTTAATGTACAAATTCATTTTGTCGAGGAGCCTGTCCAGGACTATATTCGGTCTACTGTTTCAACAGTATTGTCAATCCATGATCAG GAACCCATGGGTGATATTCTGGTATTTCTTACTGGTCAAGATGATATTGATGCCTCTATTCAGTTACTAAATGAAGAAGCTCAAAGCAATGGAAAGAACTCTTCAG gattgattgttttgccTCTGTACTCCGGGCTTCCGCGGGCGGAACAG GAGCTGATTTTTTCTCCAACTCCTAGAGGGAAGAGGAAAGTAGTGATATCAACAAATATAGCAGAGACATCGTTGACTTTGGAG GGCATTGTCTATGTTGTTGATAGTGGATTCTCAAAACAGCGATTCTACAATCCG ATTTCAGATATTGAGAATCTGGTGGTGGCACCTATATCCAAGGCATCTGCTAGACAAAGGGCTGGTAGGGCTGGAAGAGTTCGACCTGGGAAGTGTTACAG GCTATATACTGAAGAGTATTTTGTCAATGAAATGTCTGCGGAGGGTATTCCGGAGATGCAAAGATCAAACCTTGTCTCCTGTGTGATTCAG TTAAAAGCATTGGGCATAGATAATATCCTGGGCTTTGATTGGCCGGCATCTCCATCTCCTGAAGCAATGATTCGAGCACTTGAAATACTTTATTCACTTGGAGTCTTGGATGATGATGCCAAACTTACTTCACCAGCTGGATTTCAAGTAGCAGAGATTCCATTA GAACCAATGGTCTCGAAAATGATCATTTCTTCGAGCGAACTTGGGTGTTCAGAGGAGATTATTACTATTGCTGCTACTCTCTCAGTCCAA TCCATTTGGGTGCCTGGGAGGGGAGTGAAAAAGGATATGGATGAAGCCAAGTTGAGATTTGCTGCTTCTGAG GGTGACCATGTGACATTCCTAAATGTTTACAAAGGGTTTCTTCAATCTGGCAAATCTTCTCAATGGTGTCATAAGAACTATTTGAACTACCAAGCCATG AAAAAGGTTATTGAAATTAGAGAACAACTCAGAAGAATAACACAGAGATTAGGCATAGTCCTGAAATCTTGTGAAAGAGATATGCAG GTGGTAAGAAAGGCAGTTACTGCTGGCTTTTTTGCTAATGCGTGTCGTTTAGAA GCATTCACTCACAATGGGATGTACAAGACTGTCAGAGGGTCTCAAGAAGTGTATATTCACCCATCATCTGTGTTATTCAG AGTTAACCCAAAATGGATTATATACCATTCCCTTGTCTCAACTGATCGGCAGTACATGCGCAATGTGATCTCCATAGATCCCTCTTGGCTAATGGAGGCTGCTCCACATTTTTACCAGCACCATCGTCATAATGCTACTGCCCACTGA
- the LOC132173100 gene encoding sodium/calcium exchanger NCL1-like, whose product MSRVSLILLSILLITHLGESRSLGKNSSLISDGIHHGSHSPVLEVLDFKATTVTCEPIYGFLPCTTEVWGQLFMIVIYEVLLSMAGTYVSNGSNLFFQMFGTGVFGASLFHVLGTIPQVVLVLVTGVTATTATIETLATMGMGLLAGSTIMTLSLIWGSVVAFGSYDLSKPSANSSEVENKTPFSLTGYGVSTDVETYYTARLMIVSMIPFLMLQLAKVLNSSSGTRIVVLVSLLVTISFLIVYCTFQVFQPWIQSRRLEYLLRKHVQTNLLPSLRTAGGRPNLTRIKEIFHKMDQNNDNYISPKELRALILGIQIEVGVNMDDLEEELMKEFDISGDSNVTEFEFVNGIKKWLSESQNSTSDKDQDRPKFFRSISEKTSEEQKSLVAQKKATNKSTDKGWLNYVKAGFLIVLGTAITIVLAQPLMETLQDFSSSVNISSFMVSYVVIPFAMNYRQVLSTITSAREKTEKAISLTFSEIYNGVFMNNMMGLAIFLALVYIRDLSWDVSAEILVVLLICTGMTLFTSFCTKFPFWTSILAYLLYPLSLLLIYVLTTVFGWS is encoded by the exons ATGTCAAGAGTCTCTTTAATCCTCCTCTCAATCCTCCTAATAACCCATTTAGGAGAGAGCCGTTCGTTGGGCAAGAATTCCAGCCTTATATCCGATGGCATACACCATGGCAGCCATTCTCCAGTCCTTGAAGTACTGGATTTCAAAGCAACAACGGTTACCTGTGAGCCCATCTATGGCTTCCTGCCTTGCACAACAGAGGTCTGGGGGCAGCTGTTCATGATAGTAATATACGAGGTTTTGCTGTCCATGGCAGGGACATATGTTTCCAATGGGTCCAACCTCTTCTTCCAAATGTTTGGAACTGGTGTCTTTGGTGCCAGCTTGTTCCATGTTCTTGGCACAATCCCACAAGTGGTTTTGGTACTTG TGACTGGAGTGACAGCTACTACAGCTACGATTGAAACACTGGCAACAATGGGAATGGGCTTACTTGCAGGATCAACAATCATGACTCTAAGTTTAATCTGGGGTTCTGTCGTTGCTTTTGGTAGCTATGATCTTTCAAAGCCTTCAGCTAATTCATCAGAAGTGGAAAATAAGACACCATTCAGTTTAACCG GTTATGGTGTTAGCACTGATGTTGAGACCTACTATACTGCTAGACTAATGATTGTATCGATGATCCCATTTCTCATGCTGCAACTGGCAAAAGTTCTCAATTCATCTTCAGGGACACGAATAGTAGTCTTAGTCTCCCTCCTTGTTACAATTTCTTTCCTAATCGTTTACTGCACCTTTCAG GTATTCCAGCCGTGGATTCAGAGCAGAAGACTTGAATACTTGCTGCGTAAGCATGTTCAGACAAACCTACTTCCAAGCCTTCGAACTGCTGGTGGCAGACCTAACCTAACACGTATAAAAGA GATTTTTCACAAAATGGATCAGAATAATGACAACTATATATCTCCTAAGGAGTTAAGAGCTTTAATCTTGGGAATACAAATAGAAGTAGGTGTAAATATGGATGACCTCGAAGAAGAGCTGATGAAGGAGTTCGATATATCTGGTGATTCTAATGTAACTGAATTTGAGTTCGTCAATGGAATCAAAAAATGGCTTTCTGAGTCTCAGAACTCTACGAGTGATAAAGATCAGGACAGGCCAAAGTTTTTTCGCAGCATCTCGGAG AAAACAAGTGAAGAGCAGAAGAGTCTAGTGGCTCAGAAAAAAGCGACTAATAAGAGCACTGATAAAGGGTGGTTGAATTATGTTAAGGCAGGTTTTCTAATTGTTCTAGGAACTGCTATCACGATTGTGCTTGCACAGCCCCTTATGGAAACTCTCCAGGACTTCTCTAGCTCTGTAaacatctcctccttcatggtaTCATATGTTGTGATACCCTTTGCAATGAACTACAGACAGGTTCTGAGCACAATTACTTCTGCCAGAGAGAAGACAGAAAAAGCTATCTCCTTGACCTTTTCTGAG ATTTATAATGGAGTATTCATGAACAACATGATGGGGTTAGCCATCTTCTTGGCTCTTGTTTACATACGGGATTTGTCTTGGGATGTCTCAGCTGAAATTCTGGTTGTTCTACTTATATGCACTGGGATGACTCTCTTTACCAGCTTCTGCACCAAATTCCCATTCTGGACTTCCATTCTTGCCTATCTTCTCTACCCCTTATCTCTTCTCCTCATTTATGTTCTCACCACTGTTTTTGGATGGTCCTAa